The nucleotide sequence CCCTGAACTTCGCCAAAATCAAGGGCAGCCACACCGCCATGAAGTCCGGCATGCTCGCCGCCGAAGCGGTCGCTGACGCACTGCTGGCCGATGGCCAGGGCGGTGATCTGCTCAATGGCTACGTTGATGGCTTCAAGGCCAGCTGGCTGTACGACGAGCTGTTCCGCAGCCGTAACTTCGGCCCGGCGCTGCACAAGTTCGGCCCGGTTTTCGGTGGCGGCCTGAACTGGCTGGACCAGAACATCTTCGGCGGCAAGATCCCCTTCACCCTGCATGACACCAAGCCGGACCATGCCTGCCTGAAGAAAGCCGCTGAGTCGACCAAGATTGCCTACCCGAAACCGGACGGCAAGCTGAGCTTCGACAAACTGTCCTCGGTATTCCTCTCCAACACCAACCATGAAGAGGAACAACCGTGCCACCTGAAACTGACCGATCCGAACATTCCGATCGAGCAGAACCTGCCGCTGTATGACGAACCGGCGCAGCGCTACTGCCCGGCAGGCGTGTATGAAGTCGTCAGCAATGAAGACGGCAGCAAGCGCTTCCAGATCAACGCGCAGAACTGCGTGCACTGCAAGACCTGTGACATCAAGGACCCGGCCCAGAACATCACCTGGGTGGCTCCTGAAGGCACCGGCGGCCCGAACTACCCCAACATGTAATTCGCCCGCTGTATCGAAAAGCCGCCGCAAGGCGGCTTTTTCGTTTCTGTCATTCCCGCGCCAAGGGGCTTCCGCCTTCCCCCCCCCGACCACACATCGCATACGAGCAGGTCGGAAGAAAACCCACCGCCAAGCTCTACGCTGAAACATCCAACGGCACGTTGAGCCGGCAATAAAAAAGGGCTCCCGAAGGAGCCCTTTTTCACATGCCTACCGGATCAGTGAGCGAACAGCGAACCGCCCTGCTTGCCAGCCAGTTTCTCCGGCTTGATCAGGAAGCGAGCCAGTGCCGGCAACAGCCACAGCGCACCGAACATGTTCCACAGGAGCATGAAGGTCAGCATCAGCCCCATGTCGGCCTGGAACTTGATCGCCGAGAAGATCCAGGTCGCCACGCCGATCGCCAGGCACAGGCCGGTGAACAGAACGGCCTTACCGGTGGATTTCAGCGTCTGGTAGTAGGCTTCCTGCAGCGGCATGCCGGCACGCAGGAAACTTTCCAGGCGACTGTAGATATAGATGCCGTAGTCGACACCGATACCCACACCCAGCGCGATCACCGGCAGGGTCGCCACCTTGACGCCGATACCCAGGGCCGCCATCAGCGAGTTGCCCAAGATCGAGGTCAGGATCAGCGGCAGGATGATGCACAGCATGGCGCCGAAGGAGCGGAAGGTGATCAGACACATCACCGCCACACAGATGTACACCAGCACCAGGATGATCAGCTCGGACTTGGCGATGACCTCGTTGGTCGCCGCTTCGATACCGGCGTTACCGGCGGCCAGGAGGAACTCCAGACCATCCTTGTTGTGCTCCTTGGCGAACTCGTCGACCACGGAAACGGCGCGCTTGAGCGTGGCCGCCTTGTGGTCGTTGAGGAACACCAGTACCGGTGCCAGCGAGCAGTCGGCGTTGTACAGGCCATCGGCGCGGGCGATGGAACTGTTCAGCACGTCAGGGTTGCGCGACAGGGTTTCCCATTTCAGGTTGCCCTCGTTCATGCCCTTGATCACCTGCTTGGACACACTGACCATCGACAGTGCGGACTGCACGCCTTCGGTGTTGTCCAGGCGCCACATCAGCTCGTCCATCGGCGCCAGCGTGTCGTACGTCGAACAGCCTTCGTTCGGCGTCTTCACCATCACCACCAGCACGTCGGAGCTGGTCGAGTAGTTGTTGATGATGAAGTTGTTGTCGTTGTTGTAGCGCGAGTCGGCGCGCAGCTCCGGGGCACCCTGGTCGAGGTCACCGATCTGCAGGTTCTGCTTCTGGTAGATGAAGCCACCGACGCCGGCTGCCAGGGCGATGACCACCGAGATCGGCGCCACTACCGGGTGAGCGAAATTCGACAGCAGACGCCAGAACGGGTGGTCACGCACCGCGTCCTTCTTGCTGCGCTCGACCGCCTTGCTGCTGATACCGATGTAGGAAATCGCCACCGGCAGCAGGATCAGGTTGGTGAACACGATCACGCCGACACCGATGGACGCACCGATGGCCAGCTCGCGGATCACGCCGATGTCGATCACCAGTAGGGTGATGAAGCCGACGGCGTCCACCAGGATGGCGATCATGCCCGGCAGGAACAGCTGGCGGAAGGTACGGCGGGCGGCGGTCAGGGCGTTGTCGGCGTCGCTCGACTGCAGGGCGATACCGTTGATCTTCTGCACGCCGTGGGAAATACCGATGGCGAAGATCAGGAACGGCACCAGCATCGAGTACGGGTCGAGACCGAAGCCGACCAGGTGCATCAGGCCGAGTTGCCAGACCACCGCGATCAGCGTCGTCGAGAGGACCGAAATGGTGCTGCGGATACACCAGCTGAACCAGTACAGCAGGACCAGGGTGATCAGGAAGGCGATACCGAAGAACGCCACCACCATGATCAGGCCGTCGATCAGGTCACCGACCTTCTTGGCGAAACCGACGATGTGAATCTTCACATTCGGGTTCTGCGCCTGGAACTTGTCGCGGATCTTCTCTTCCAGCTCGTGGGAGAACTGGCGGTAGTCCAGCTTGAGCAGCTCGCTCTGGTTTTCCGGGTTCGGGTAGGACTCCAGCAACGGCACGTCGACGATGCTCGACTTGAAGTTGTTGGCGACCAGACGGCCGACCTGGCCGGACTTGAGCACGTTGTTGCGCAGCTCGTCGAGGCTCTCCGCGGAACCGTCGTAGGTCTGCGGAATCACCTCACCACCGTCGAAGCCCTCTTCGGTCACTTCGGTCCAGCGTACGCTCGGGCTCCACAGCGACTTCAGGCCGGAACGGTCGACACCCGGGATGTAGAAC is from Pseudomonas sp. PDM14 and encodes:
- a CDS encoding efflux RND transporter permease subunit, whose amino-acid sequence is MSTMSSHHQDKATFLERLIFNNRPVVITLCALVTIFLLWQASMIRPSTSFEKMIPLDHPFIQKMMEHRNDLSNLGNTVRISVEAKDGDIFTQEYMETLKQVHDEAFYIPGVDRSGLKSLWSPSVRWTEVTEEGFDGGEVIPQTYDGSAESLDELRNNVLKSGQVGRLVANNFKSSIVDVPLLESYPNPENQSELLKLDYRQFSHELEEKIRDKFQAQNPNVKIHIVGFAKKVGDLIDGLIMVVAFFGIAFLITLVLLYWFSWCIRSTISVLSTTLIAVVWQLGLMHLVGFGLDPYSMLVPFLIFAIGISHGVQKINGIALQSSDADNALTAARRTFRQLFLPGMIAILVDAVGFITLLVIDIGVIRELAIGASIGVGVIVFTNLILLPVAISYIGISSKAVERSKKDAVRDHPFWRLLSNFAHPVVAPISVVIALAAGVGGFIYQKQNLQIGDLDQGAPELRADSRYNNDNNFIINNYSTSSDVLVVMVKTPNEGCSTYDTLAPMDELMWRLDNTEGVQSALSMVSVSKQVIKGMNEGNLKWETLSRNPDVLNSSIARADGLYNADCSLAPVLVFLNDHKAATLKRAVSVVDEFAKEHNKDGLEFLLAAGNAGIEAATNEVIAKSELIILVLVYICVAVMCLITFRSFGAMLCIILPLILTSILGNSLMAALGIGVKVATLPVIALGVGIGVDYGIYIYSRLESFLRAGMPLQEAYYQTLKSTGKAVLFTGLCLAIGVATWIFSAIKFQADMGLMLTFMLLWNMFGALWLLPALARFLIKPEKLAGKQGGSLFAH